In a genomic window of Lagopus muta isolate bLagMut1 chromosome 2, bLagMut1 primary, whole genome shotgun sequence:
- the LOC125689664 gene encoding uncharacterized protein LOC125689664, with translation MKLLALLVFLLLVSLVWGPASGLLHPDCRAVGACKSCSEHRDAKAGSAFPWILAYVPTRSCHRVLRGTYGEFSPPEYHSDSPFNLWCNWTIWAGSRKHIIIYIQGFITQEDCNRNKDKILFEGVSSLVENDVVYACWMKEVHVFATFAQAVHVVLLKRYLPNCRDTQFKGKYYIFQHQEHKSPSKGALIPETLTPKPSKQDGLSIQAGKHYLGGSATVMLTGSPVKLAPYQGESTQLLGMPAAYAQGSDPQTRPRLCQEEEVIAGAAQWLSCTANRCVVPSSGYTCEFSSVPLETPLFGALQVVEPSLQPKGVSWESRQSVLHPTLRLEDLRDLQFTIKPTRTIHVDLDADLQASSPGRSIGTIVYIGTTVSQGLDLRKDRSHAQLSIPADGAAGSGAVGLAGGLTPSLSSPYDVVSGEHLQLLPEREQSSFGALPVTQPRLGTTDLQHMEFMDIFPLESSRGGVEEKVVPCPTSPWDILLAHPHSRDQSHPVLQAVPVHPGSLPASTQACSCLAAEETPASSWNTQSCCYQGDTASQTWLVASPGPTGPELASTSRLEIIPAPVFSYSDLVPVGFGSANIALEGLLPSEEQPMSRAVPSPLEALGLDPVSLRRRAGISLGEQEMASPLPSHHPLAAPEMGVDVSPGYLGPWEREGVLEEGGQQRETPAPVNGLSPASIPRPRVGPPQAKGTLSHGVTPAPQQLDMATSGKVISALLPVAVKMQKTIASHQVDVGEQRNSSLHAARSDPPAVQWGQTVPRGQKLREAAKGPASRRTEMLGGQPWKHTELGLPWVMEYFPVRSCHVIFQDGFGVFNLPLYDDIQANIWCNWTIWAGPQKHIVIYVQGFQSNDSCGKNQDKIIFQGVLSRVETKLVYACHSRGTLIFASQATAVHVLLLSRSGPLSSKYKHFQGQYYVFGDYEAVSSSGGAVAPQEPLQETPKGLSRRTGITQGLLPMLRASLSPSTPPTAGKIQAEVASSEDKGQHPPDLVEDAWLGADLSERSELQSETEMERSLTYGGTKGREPTEDVLEVPSGGGAGPEAELPALEVAEGDVELVPAPVSTASPYSTDVPASEAMPQGDKAVPAGDVLSAGEGHEDLFDLASVLASLENSTALQSLHQPGDVLFEVMTEIKHKDWITPGGSELRRDLLESIRSHIQQNLKLSANRVSEIKLKEAKRTSNASLLLTFWLHLKPEERNMSLLLHSQLGELLSASVGAGKLQLISLLVEDVNECNSGVSLCGEEAECFNGVGTYLCRCKKGYEDHSPTKSGTLCIRTPQSGLSFLLRHADILVGAAITGSLALLVAAGALCWAKWRRRHPGRALGPEEPPEQAVEEPPAIELRDLGDCLRLDPFQLKLRARPPEWLWGARAHSGQTYRVFLEQSPPL, from the exons GGTCAGCATTTCCTTGGATATTAGCATATGTGCCCACGAGAAGCTGCCACAGAGTCTTGCGGGGCACATATGGGGAATTTTCTCCTCCAGAGTATCACAGTGATTCACCTTTCAACTTGTGGTGTAACTGGACAATCTGGGCAGGCTCCAGGAAGCATATCATAATTTATATTCAAGGCTTTATCACACAGGAGGAttgtaacagaaataaagacaaaatccTCTTTGAAGGAGTTTCTTCGCTGGTGGAAAATGATGTAGTTTATGCTTGCTGGATGAAGGAGGTGCATGTTTTTGCCACCTTTGCTCAGGCTGTGCATGTTGTGTTGCTGAAGAGGTACTTGCCAAATTGCAGAGACACCCAATTTAAAGGCAAGTATTACATCTTCCAGCACCAGGAACACAAATCTCCTTCTAAAGGTGCTTTGATTCCTGAAACTCTCACTCCAAAGCCATCTAAGCAAGACGGTCTGTCcattcaggctggaaaacaCTACCTTGGAGGCTCTGCAACCGTGATGCTGACAGGAAGTCCAGTAAAGCTTGCCCCATACCAAGGTGAAAGTACACAGCTGCTGGGCATGCCAGCTGCCTATGCGCAGGGCTCTGATCCACAGACGAGGCCAAGGCTCTGCCAGGAAGAGGAAGTCATAGCTGGGGCTGCCCAGTGGTTGAGCTGTACTGCCAACAGATGTGTTGTCCCAAGTTCGGGTTATACATGTGAGTTTTCAAGCGTGCCTTTGGAAACACCTTTGTTTGGAGCCTTGCAAGTGGTGGAGCCTTCGCTGCAGCCTAAAGGCGTGAGCTGGGAGAGTAGACAGTCTGTACTGCACCCCACTCTGAGGCTGGAAGATTTAAGAGACCTCCAATTTACCATTAAACCAACACGCACAATTCACGTGGACTTGGATGCTGATTTACAGGCCTCCTCTCCTGGCAGAAGCATTGGTACCATTGTGTATATTGGTACCACCGTGTCCCAGGGGCTGGATTTAAGGAAGGACAGAAGCCATGCCCAGCTGAGCATCCCAGCTgatggagcagcaggcagcggTGCTGTTGGCCTTGCAGGGGGTCTGACGCCCAGCCTGAGCAGCCCCTATGATGTGGTGAGTGGGGAACacttgcagctgctgcctgagaGAGAGCAAAGCAGTTTTGGGGCTTTGCCTGTGACTCAGCCCAGGCTGGGAACAACTGACCTCCAGCATATGGAATTCATGGATATCTTCCCCCTGGAGAGTTCCAGGGGTGGTGTTGAGGAGAAAGTGGTGCCGTGTCCCACATCACCATGGGACATTCTCCTGGCGCATCCTCATTCACGTGACCAGAGCCATCCTGTCCTGCAGGCAGTTCCTGTGCACCCTGGGAGCCTCCCTGCAAGCACCCAAGCATGCAGCTGTCTGGCTGCTGAGGAAACTCCTGCATCCTCATGGAACACACAAAGCTGCTGCTACCAGGGTGACACTGCTTCACAGACTTGGCTGGTGGCATCCCCTGGGCCAACAGGTCCAGAGCTTGCTTCTACGAGCAGGTTGGAAATAATCCCTGCACCAGTGTTCTCTTATTCTGATCTCGTTCCTGTGGGCTTTGGCTCTGCCAACATTGCCCTTGAAGGACTTCTTCCCTCAGAAGAACAGCCCATGTCCAGGGCTGTCCCCTCCCCACTGGAAGCTTTAGGTTTGGATCCTGTCAGCCTTAGGAGAAGGGCAGGCATCTCACTAGGAGAGCAGGAGATGGCCTCACCATTGCCTTCTCACCATCCACTGGCAGCCCCTGAAATGGGTGTAGATGTGTCCCCTGGCTACCTTGGCCCTTGGGAGAGAGAGGGTGTGCTGGAAGAGGGTGGCCAGCAACGAGAAACCCCAGCTCCTGTGAACGGTCTGTCTCCAGCCTCCATCCCAAGGCCTCGTGTGGGACCTCCTCAGGCCAAGGGCACCCTGAGTCACGGGGTGACACCAGCTCCGCAGCAATTAGACATGGCCACTAGTGGCAAAGTGATTTCTGCCTTGCTCCCTGTGGcagttaaaatgcagaaaaccaTTGCAAGTCACCAGGTGGATGTGGGAGAGCAGAGAAATTCCTCCTTGCACGCCGCCCGTTCTGATCCTCCAGCAGTCCAGTGGGGGCAAACAGTGCCAAGAGGCCAGAAATTGCGGGAGGCTGCCAAAGGTCCTGCATCCAGACGTACGGAGATGCTAGGAGGACAGCCATGGAAGCACACTG AGCTGGGACTGCCCTGGGTGATGGAGTACTTCCCTGTTAGGAGCTGCCACGTCATCTTTCAGGATGGGTTTGGGGTGTTCAACCTCCCACTGTATGATGACATCCAAGCCAACATCTGGTGCAATTGGACCATCTGGGCAGGGCCCCAAAAGCACATTGTCATCTACGTTCAGGGGTTCCAGAGCAATGACAGCTGTGGGAAGAACCAGGACAAGATCATTTTCCAAGGGGTCCTCTCACGTGTGGAAACTAAGCTTGTGTACGCCTGTCACAGCCGAGGTACTCTGATCTTTGCTTCACAAGCTACTGCAGTCCATGTGTTATTGTTGTCAAGAAGTGGCCCCCTAAGCAGCAAATACAAGCACTTCCAAGGACAGTATTATGTATTTGGAGACTATGAAGCTGTGAGTTCTTCAGGTGGTGCTGTAGCTCCCCAAGAGCCCCTCCAGGAAACCCCTAAGGGATTGAGTCGGAGGACAGGGATAACACAAGGTTTGCTGCCCATGCTGAGAGCCTCCCTCAGTCCATCCACTCCTCCTACTGCAGGCAAGATCCAGGCTGAGGTGGCAAGCTCAGAGGACAAGGGCCAACATCCCCCTGATCTTGTGGAAGATGCTTGGCTTGGTGCTGACCTGAGTGAGCGCAGTGAGCTGCAGAGTGaaacagagatggaaagaaGCCTTACATATGGTGGCACTAAGGGGAGGGAACCCACTGAGGATGTGTTGGAGGTTCCATCAGGAGGAGGTGCTGGGCCTGaagctgagctgcctgccttggaggTTGCGGAGGGAGATGTAGAGCTGGTGCCTGCTCCAGTCAGCACAGCCTCGCCCTACTCAACTGATGTCCCTGCCTCAGAGGCGATGCCCCAGGGTGACAAAGCTGTGCCTGCTGGAGatgtgctgtcagcaggagaAGGACACGAAGATCTCTTTG ATCTGGCTTCAGTTCTGGCATCTCTGGAGAACAGTACAGCACTGCAGTCCCTGCACCAGCCTGGAG atgtGCTATTTGAAGTAATGACTGAAATCAAGCACAAGGACTGGATCACTCCTGGTGGCAGTGAGCTCAGAAGGGATCTCCTAGAATCTATAAGAAGCCAT ATCCAGCAGAACCTGAAACTCTCTGCCAACAGAGTCAGTGAAATAAAGTTAAAGGAAGCCAAAAG GACAAGCAATGCCAGCCTGCTGCTCACCTTCTGGCTACACCTGAAGCCAGAGGAGAGAAATatgtccctgctgctgcactcccagctgggagagctgctcaGTGCTTCAGTGGGAGCGGGGAAGCTGCAACTCATCTCGCTGCTGGTAGAAG ATGTGAATGAGTGCAACTCGGGAGTCAGCCTGTGCGGGGAGGAGGCAGAATGCTTCAACGGTGTGGGCACCTACCTGTGCCGCTGCAAGAAGGGCTACGAGGATCATTCTCCCACCAAGTCTGGCACCCTTTGCATCCGTACTCCCCAGTCAG GGTTGAGCTTCCTGCTCCGCCACGCTGACATCCTGGTGGGGGCAGCCATCACAGgcagcctggcactgctggtggctgctggagccctgtgctgggcaAAATGGCGGAGACGGCATCCGGGCAGGGCCCTGGGGCCTGAGGAGCCACCGGAGCAGGCTGTGGAGGAGCCACCAGCGATAGAACTGCGGGACCTGGGGGACTGCCTGCGCCTCGACCCCTTCCAGCTGAAGCTGAGGGCAAGGCCCCCTGAGTGGCTGTGGGGGGCTCGGGCACACTCTGGCCAGACCTACAGAGTCTTCCTGGAGCAGTCACCCCCACTCTAG